A window of the Burkholderia sp. 9120 genome harbors these coding sequences:
- a CDS encoding LysR family transcriptional regulator, protein MNLSFEVLQVLDAIDRTGTFASAAETLHKVPSSLTYLVQKLELDLGVKLFDRSGRRATLTHAGRVVVEEGRRLLQAAEDLECKAKRIQHGWETDLHVAIDEIIPFDLLWDHVSDFYKLKLDTRLHLSKEVLGGSWDALLTRRADLVVGAAGDPPPIPNLMAKPIGSLKHVFVVAPDHPLASMPGPLTQDLVAKYRVVAIGDTSRKLAPRTIAIAEHQEVMTVPTLEAKLAAQIRGLAAGTIPECLAAEPLSRGELVQKEVIGMRHTTHFYLAWRGDETGKALRWWVEQLDRPNLIDDAAQQRMMHG, encoded by the coding sequence ATGAATCTCTCTTTCGAAGTGCTACAGGTGCTCGACGCCATCGACCGGACCGGCACCTTCGCCAGTGCGGCCGAAACGCTGCACAAGGTGCCGTCGTCGCTGACGTATCTGGTCCAGAAGCTGGAGCTTGATCTCGGCGTCAAGCTGTTCGACCGCAGCGGCAGGCGCGCCACGCTCACGCACGCGGGGCGCGTGGTGGTCGAGGAAGGACGCCGTCTTTTACAGGCGGCGGAAGACCTCGAATGCAAGGCCAAACGCATCCAGCACGGCTGGGAAACCGACCTGCATGTCGCGATCGACGAAATCATTCCGTTCGATCTGCTGTGGGACCACGTCAGCGATTTCTACAAGCTGAAGCTGGATACCCGCCTGCATCTGTCGAAAGAAGTGCTGGGCGGCTCGTGGGACGCGCTGCTGACGCGTCGCGCGGACCTGGTGGTGGGCGCGGCGGGCGACCCGCCGCCGATTCCCAATCTGATGGCCAAACCGATCGGCTCGTTAAAGCATGTCTTCGTGGTCGCACCGGATCATCCGCTCGCGTCGATGCCCGGCCCGCTGACGCAAGATCTCGTGGCGAAATATCGCGTAGTGGCGATCGGCGACACGTCGCGCAAACTGGCGCCGCGCACCATCGCGATTGCCGAGCACCAGGAGGTCATGACGGTCCCGACGCTCGAAGCGAAACTCGCCGCGCAGATCCGCGGTCTCGCGGCCGGCACAATTCCGGAATGCCTCGCCGCCGAGCCGCTGAGCCGCGGTGAACTGGTGCAGAAGGAAGTGATCGGCATGCGGCACACCACGCATTTCTATCTCGCGTGGCGCGGCGACGAAACGGGTAAGGCGCTGCGTTGGTGGGTCGAGCAACTGGACCGGCCGAACCTGATCGACGACGCCGCGCAACAAAGAATGATGCACGGCTGA
- a CDS encoding FUSC family protein encodes MTPPADADGAAAPRLRDEWKAYWSDDAPRLLHIVKVAMAATLAMGLCMRLELRTPGTAMVSCVIVMMHQQSGMVIARGFYRGLGMVCGSLAGLVLIALFPQQPLLFFLALAAWIGACVFGASYYRNFQSYGFVLAGYGTAITAMPAWSNPYGVFDNVVFTVSEVVIGVVCASVISAAVFPQRVTPALYASSQRNFTHLLNALHAVLERTAAVAGFDLFLDLIRERAGVETLRSGAVFEDPSIRLHNHLFLDLDRSFLDTVAWIHALHQLKARVAAEAGPRVLAVVDELLGDLLAIVPDLRQTEPVALDQVQTMLARLDAFEQALPAQLERLLRSLDGQAPQQRQFAATTGAALFFSIADLRLLCRAYVDARVEDRQPWSLSVFQALSRIGRTRATANRTAALVAGARAAIAVLAVGAAWLASGWVNGSSAIVAVAITSALFALVPNPAVVSWQIFGGCLSGWLAGFGFNFFLLPRFDNFPLLAATIAIFVMVGSYVNSFAKTAVLGLGFSIYFCFIVSISNPTVYNPSAYLDTGFALLVGIAAAAVAFSTIVPRAGDWISAQYLKQIRALVAESARDDELDDLLYSFELSLRDFIIQIAAAPVDPRVDRNRLIGWAFAALEIGRAMIQMRLDTERLGGALPTGWPAAQDAWLAALAELFCSAAPQAAQAALAATRRALDVLPITHSNTVDAAMLTHCRMRALLHFTELTLQDDTVWLWQTPGAPA; translated from the coding sequence ATGACGCCGCCCGCGGATGCCGACGGCGCGGCCGCGCCGCGCCTGCGTGACGAGTGGAAGGCGTACTGGAGCGACGACGCCCCGCGCCTGCTTCACATCGTTAAAGTCGCCATGGCGGCGACCCTGGCGATGGGCTTGTGCATGCGCCTGGAACTGCGCACGCCGGGCACGGCGATGGTGTCGTGCGTGATCGTGATGATGCATCAGCAAAGCGGCATGGTGATCGCGCGTGGTTTTTATCGCGGACTGGGCATGGTGTGCGGCAGTCTGGCGGGCCTTGTGCTGATCGCGTTGTTCCCGCAGCAGCCGCTGCTGTTCTTTCTCGCGTTGGCGGCGTGGATCGGCGCGTGCGTGTTCGGCGCGTCGTACTACCGCAATTTTCAGTCGTATGGTTTCGTGCTGGCCGGCTACGGCACGGCGATCACCGCGATGCCGGCGTGGTCGAATCCGTATGGCGTGTTCGACAACGTCGTCTTCACCGTGAGCGAAGTGGTGATCGGCGTGGTCTGCGCGAGCGTGATCAGCGCGGCGGTGTTTCCGCAGCGCGTCACGCCGGCGCTCTACGCATCGAGCCAGCGCAACTTCACGCATCTGTTGAATGCGTTGCATGCGGTGCTCGAACGCACGGCCGCCGTTGCCGGGTTCGACCTGTTTCTCGACCTGATCCGCGAGCGGGCCGGCGTGGAAACGCTGCGCAGCGGCGCGGTGTTCGAAGATCCGTCGATCCGTCTGCACAACCACCTGTTTCTCGATCTCGACCGGAGCTTTCTTGACACCGTGGCGTGGATTCATGCGCTGCATCAGTTGAAGGCGCGGGTCGCCGCCGAAGCCGGTCCGCGCGTGCTGGCGGTCGTCGACGAACTGCTCGGCGACCTGCTCGCCATCGTGCCGGATCTGCGCCAGACGGAACCGGTCGCGCTCGACCAGGTGCAGACCATGCTGGCTCGTCTCGACGCGTTCGAACAGGCGCTGCCCGCGCAACTGGAGCGTCTGCTTCGATCGCTCGACGGCCAGGCGCCGCAGCAGCGCCAGTTCGCGGCGACCACCGGCGCGGCGCTGTTCTTTTCAATCGCTGATCTGCGCTTGCTGTGCCGCGCTTATGTCGACGCGCGGGTCGAGGACCGGCAGCCGTGGAGCCTGTCGGTGTTTCAGGCGCTCAGCCGGATCGGCCGGACTCGCGCGACAGCCAACCGCACGGCGGCGCTGGTAGCCGGCGCGCGCGCGGCGATCGCGGTGCTGGCGGTCGGGGCAGCGTGGCTCGCGTCGGGCTGGGTGAACGGCTCCAGCGCGATCGTTGCGGTGGCGATTACCAGTGCGCTATTTGCGCTCGTGCCGAACCCGGCCGTGGTGAGCTGGCAGATTTTCGGCGGTTGCCTGTCCGGCTGGCTGGCGGGCTTCGGCTTCAACTTTTTTTTGTTGCCGCGCTTCGATAACTTTCCGTTGCTCGCGGCGACGATAGCGATCTTCGTGATGGTGGGCAGCTACGTGAATTCGTTCGCGAAGACGGCGGTGCTCGGGCTCGGCTTCAGCATCTATTTTTGCTTCATTGTCAGCATTTCGAATCCGACTGTTTATAACCCGAGCGCTTACCTCGATACCGGCTTTGCGCTGCTGGTCGGTATCGCCGCCGCGGCGGTCGCGTTCTCGACCATCGTGCCGCGCGCGGGCGACTGGATTTCAGCGCAGTACCTGAAGCAGATTCGTGCGCTGGTGGCGGAGAGTGCACGTGACGACGAACTCGACGATCTGCTTTACAGCTTCGAATTGAGTCTGCGCGATTTCATCATCCAGATCGCGGCGGCGCCGGTCGATCCGCGCGTGGATCGCAATCGTCTGATCGGCTGGGCGTTCGCCGCGCTGGAGATTGGCCGCGCGATGATCCAGATGCGGCTCGATACCGAACGGCTCGGCGGCGCGCTGCCGACCGGCTGGCCCGCCGCGCAGGACGCGTGGCTCGCGGCGCTCGCCGAGCTGTTCTGCAGTGCCGCGCCGCAGGCCGCTCAAGCCGCCTTGGCCGCGACGCGGCGCGCGCTGGACGTGTTGCCGATCACGCACAGCAACACGGTGGATGCCGCGATGCTCACGCATTGCCGGATGCGCGCGTTGCTGCACTTCACGGAACTGACCTTGCAGGACGATACTGTGTGGCTGTGGCAAACCCCGGGAGCGCCGGCATGA
- a CDS encoding efflux transporter outer membrane subunit translates to MSARCLFTLTRSRAIAAALACMSLLGACTDSGGIHTRESMIDPASLDAGAALRATQRDAKWPTDRWWQPWGDPQLDTLVQDATAGNPGLRAVEARIDAAHFQLQIAGAAELPQLDAGGSFERRRYARYNTPAPPGGTTVWSNSIQADLSYDLDLWGKTRALREGALDNLHATAADARFAEIELQTAVVRSYVQLSLQYALLDVYRAVQDEQQHTLDIATRRWHAGVGSQLEVSQAATQFATSTTRVQQAQQQLALTRIVLAGLAGKGPGYGDTLRRPGLALSVPVALPASLPADLLGHRPDVVAGRWRVLEADKGIDAAHANFYPDIDLLATASLGSAATFGGFFNFLNSDGMGHGVGAAISLPIFDGGRRRGQYGVAVASRDAAVDAYNQSVVNAMQGVAIQVVSLRSLDQQQASVESTLASARRSFRLADTGYRSGITEFLNVLAAQNEQLQQEESLAQIQAKRLDAWALLMKELGGGFASAPADDVSQGASDAGRN, encoded by the coding sequence ATGAGCGCGCGTTGTCTGTTCACCTTGACGAGATCGCGAGCGATAGCGGCGGCGCTCGCGTGTATGTCGCTGCTGGGCGCGTGCACCGACAGCGGCGGCATCCATACGCGCGAGTCGATGATCGACCCGGCATCGCTCGATGCGGGGGCCGCGTTGCGCGCAACCCAGCGGGACGCGAAGTGGCCCACCGACCGCTGGTGGCAACCGTGGGGCGACCCGCAACTCGACACGCTGGTGCAGGACGCCACGGCCGGTAATCCCGGCTTGCGCGCGGTCGAGGCGCGGATCGACGCGGCGCACTTCCAGCTACAGATTGCCGGTGCGGCCGAGTTGCCGCAACTCGATGCCGGCGGCAGTTTCGAGCGCCGCCGCTATGCGCGCTACAACACGCCGGCGCCGCCGGGCGGCACGACGGTGTGGAGCAACAGCATCCAGGCGGATCTCTCTTACGACCTCGATTTGTGGGGCAAAACCCGCGCGCTTCGCGAAGGCGCGCTCGACAACCTGCATGCGACCGCCGCCGACGCGCGCTTCGCCGAAATCGAATTGCAAACCGCCGTGGTGCGCAGCTACGTGCAGTTGTCGTTGCAGTACGCGCTGCTGGACGTCTACCGCGCGGTGCAGGACGAGCAGCAGCACACGCTCGACATCGCAACGCGCCGCTGGCACGCGGGCGTGGGCAGTCAGCTCGAAGTCAGCCAGGCCGCCACGCAGTTCGCGACGAGCACGACGCGCGTGCAGCAAGCGCAGCAGCAGCTTGCGTTGACCCGCATCGTCCTCGCCGGGCTGGCCGGCAAAGGACCGGGTTACGGCGACACGCTGCGCCGTCCGGGCCTCGCCTTGAGCGTGCCGGTCGCGTTGCCGGCGTCGCTACCGGCGGACCTGCTCGGCCATCGGCCGGACGTGGTGGCGGGGCGTTGGCGCGTGCTCGAAGCGGACAAGGGCATCGACGCCGCGCACGCCAACTTCTATCCGGACATTGATTTGCTGGCGACGGCGTCGCTCGGTTCGGCGGCGACCTTCGGCGGCTTCTTCAACTTTCTGAATAGCGACGGCATGGGTCACGGCGTAGGCGCCGCGATCTCGCTGCCGATCTTCGACGGCGGACGCCGGCGCGGCCAATACGGTGTAGCAGTCGCCTCGCGCGATGCCGCGGTCGACGCGTACAACCAGAGCGTGGTGAACGCGATGCAGGGCGTGGCGATTCAGGTGGTGTCGCTGCGTTCGCTCGACCAGCAGCAGGCGTCGGTGGAAAGCACGCTGGCGTCGGCGCGCCGCTCGTTCCGGCTGGCCGACACCGGCTATCGCAGCGGCATCACCGAATTTCTGAACGTGCTGGCCGCGCAGAACGAACAGTTGCAGCAGGAGGAAAGCCTCGCGCAGATTCAGGCGAAACGCCTCGACGCGTGGGCGCTTCTGATGAAAGAGCTGGGCGGCGGTTTCGCGTCCGCACCGGCCGACGACGTGTCGCAAGGAGCCAGCGATGCCGGGCGAAATTGA
- a CDS encoding DUF1656 domain-containing protein, whose protein sequence is MPGEIDLFSLLVPGLLPILVGCALLFFVLDLVLARLGFYRYTWHPGLFRIALFAALFSGIALLLRQ, encoded by the coding sequence ATGCCGGGCGAAATTGATCTGTTCTCGCTGCTGGTGCCGGGGCTGCTGCCGATTCTCGTCGGCTGCGCGCTGCTGTTTTTTGTGCTCGATCTGGTGCTGGCGAGGCTCGGCTTCTATCGCTATACGTGGCACCCCGGGCTATTCCGCATCGCGTTGTTCGCCGCGCTGTTCAGCGGCATCGCGCTGTTGCTGCGTCAATAA
- a CDS encoding HlyD family secretion protein has protein sequence MKTQSLLRAAFTLTLLVVAILLVRLLWLDYMFSPWTRDGRVRAQVVQVATDVSGLVSEVRVKDNQFVRKGDILFVLDPARFHYAVAQADADLLRAQAQVEQARAQMAGSESGFAMKRAQAARRANLAGDVISDESRVDAASLAKQSAAAYAADVAAYSAAQAQVKTAQVAQQTAVLNLARSEVHAPTDGYITNLNLYPGDFATAGSARMALIDSHSFWVYGYFEETKLPHVHVGDQAVVRLMSGGEEILGHVDSLASGIADRDNPTSNGDLLADVNPIFTWVRLAQRVPVRVHLDHIPAGMKLAMGMTCTVTLRPKDGHSS, from the coding sequence ATGAAAACGCAATCCCTGCTGCGCGCAGCTTTCACGCTTACCCTTCTCGTCGTGGCGATTCTGCTGGTGCGCCTGCTGTGGCTCGACTACATGTTCTCGCCGTGGACGCGCGACGGCCGGGTTCGCGCCCAGGTCGTGCAGGTTGCCACCGACGTCTCCGGCCTCGTCAGCGAAGTGCGGGTGAAGGACAACCAGTTCGTGCGCAAAGGCGACATTCTGTTCGTGCTCGATCCGGCGCGTTTCCACTACGCGGTGGCGCAAGCCGATGCCGATCTGCTGCGCGCTCAGGCGCAGGTGGAGCAGGCCCGCGCGCAGATGGCGGGCAGCGAATCCGGCTTCGCGATGAAGCGCGCGCAGGCGGCGCGTCGCGCCAATCTGGCGGGCGATGTGATTTCCGATGAAAGCCGCGTCGACGCAGCGTCGCTCGCGAAGCAATCAGCCGCCGCGTATGCCGCCGACGTCGCCGCTTACAGCGCGGCCCAGGCGCAGGTCAAGACCGCACAGGTCGCGCAGCAGACGGCGGTGCTCAATCTCGCGCGCAGCGAAGTGCACGCGCCGACCGATGGTTACATCACCAATCTGAATCTCTATCCAGGCGATTTCGCCACGGCCGGCAGCGCGCGAATGGCGCTGATCGACTCGCATTCGTTCTGGGTCTATGGCTACTTCGAAGAAACCAAGCTGCCGCATGTGCATGTGGGCGATCAGGCGGTGGTGCGGCTGATGTCGGGCGGCGAAGAGATTCTTGGGCACGTCGATAGCCTTGCAAGCGGGATTGCCGATCGCGACAATCCGACCAGCAACGGCGATCTGCTCGCCGACGTCAATCCGATCTTCACGTGGGTGCGCCTTGCGCAACGCGTGCCGGTGCGGGTGCATCTCGACCACATTCCCGCCGGGATGAAGCTCGCGATGGGCATGACCTGCACGGTCACGCTGCGGCCGAAAGACGGTCACTCGTCGTGA
- a CDS encoding alpha/beta hydrolase has product MNYVTTKDGTRIFYKDWGTGTPVVFSHGWPLDADAWDPQMLFLVNKGYRVIAHDRRGHGRSDQPSHGNDMDTYADDLAAVINALDLKGAMLVGHSTGGGEIAHYVGRHGTSRVSKMVLIGAVPPIMVKTESNPNGLPMSVFDGIRASVASNRSQFYKDLAVPFFGFNRPNAKIEQGTIDEFWREGMLGSIKGQYDCVKEFSEVDYTADLKKIDVPTLVLHGDDDQIVPIDQAGRMSAKIVKNATLKVYPGAPHGMCTTEADKVNADLLAFLQQG; this is encoded by the coding sequence ATGAATTACGTTACGACTAAAGACGGCACGCGAATCTTTTACAAGGACTGGGGCACCGGTACGCCGGTGGTGTTCTCGCACGGCTGGCCGCTCGACGCCGATGCATGGGACCCGCAGATGCTGTTCCTGGTCAACAAGGGCTATCGCGTGATTGCACACGACCGCCGCGGTCATGGCCGCTCGGACCAGCCGTCGCACGGTAACGACATGGACACGTACGCGGACGATCTGGCCGCGGTGATCAACGCACTCGACCTGAAGGGCGCGATGCTGGTGGGCCACTCGACGGGCGGCGGCGAAATCGCTCACTACGTCGGCCGTCACGGCACCTCGCGCGTCTCGAAGATGGTGCTGATCGGCGCGGTGCCGCCGATCATGGTCAAGACCGAAAGCAACCCGAACGGTCTGCCGATGTCGGTATTCGACGGCATTCGTGCGAGCGTCGCGAGCAACCGCTCGCAGTTCTATAAAGACCTCGCAGTGCCGTTCTTCGGCTTCAACCGTCCGAACGCCAAGATCGAACAAGGCACGATCGACGAGTTCTGGCGCGAAGGCATGCTCGGCTCGATCAAAGGCCAGTACGACTGCGTCAAGGAATTCTCGGAAGTCGACTACACGGCCGATCTGAAGAAGATCGACGTGCCGACGCTGGTGCTGCATGGCGACGACGACCAGATCGTGCCGATCGACCAGGCTGGCCGCATGTCGGCAAAGATCGTCAAGAACGCCACGCTGAAGGTTTATCCGGGCGCGCCGCACGGCATGTGCACGACGGAAGCCGATAAGGTCAACGCCGATCTGCTGGCGTTCCTGCAACAAGGCTAA
- a CDS encoding potassium transporter Kup, with protein MSSSATSSPNATAKAAAPSLVLGAIGVVFGDIGTSPLYTLRECLKAAGGITQLNVFGIVSLILWAIIIVVTLKYVTFVMRADNDGEGGILALTALASRVAPERLRQVLLTLGVFGAAMFYGDSMITPAISVISAVEGVTLVDPHLTEWIVPISLVILTGLFKIQKRGTGAVGKVFGPIMIVWFVTLAALGLSHIIPHIDILRAVSPTYAFAFVTHAPGTAFIVLGSVFLALTGGEALYADMGHFGKRPINLAWLFLVLPSLVLNYFGQAALVLDKPSTIAQPFFQSAPGWALVPLVILATAATIIASQAVISGAFSMTKQAVQLGFLPRIPVVHTSSHEMGQVYVPFINISLYAAVVFLVVFFKSSDNLAAAYGIAVASTMLLTTLLMYFITHDLWKWSPLKTAVVIVPLALVDAVFVSSNVSKVMEGGWFPLLAGGVLFTVMTTWHKGRETLMERMRSDNLPLATLIHSLCDGAHSPPRTNGTAVFPGGVAGMAPSAFLHNLKHNGVMHQFNIFMAGTTDNVPHVPDEQKAVVEDLGHGCYSVVVRHGFTEIPNVPRVLEFVQKQIPEWHYEPSDTSFFLARDTVLATGESKAMSLWREKLFAFLARNAAQAAEYYSLPANRVVEMGGQINI; from the coding sequence ATGTCCTCCTCCGCGACTTCCTCACCCAACGCCACCGCCAAGGCGGCCGCGCCAAGCCTCGTACTGGGCGCTATCGGCGTTGTGTTCGGCGACATCGGTACCAGTCCGCTATACACGCTTCGCGAATGTCTGAAGGCGGCCGGCGGCATCACGCAATTGAACGTCTTCGGCATCGTGTCGCTGATTCTCTGGGCCATCATCATCGTCGTGACGCTTAAATATGTCACTTTCGTGATGCGTGCCGATAACGACGGCGAAGGCGGCATCCTCGCGCTCACCGCGCTCGCTTCGCGCGTAGCGCCCGAGCGACTGCGGCAAGTGCTGTTGACCCTCGGCGTGTTCGGCGCGGCGATGTTCTACGGCGATTCGATGATCACGCCGGCCATCTCCGTGATCTCCGCGGTGGAAGGCGTGACGCTGGTGGATCCGCATCTCACCGAGTGGATCGTGCCGATCTCGCTCGTGATTCTCACCGGCCTCTTCAAGATTCAGAAGCGCGGCACCGGCGCGGTCGGCAAAGTGTTCGGGCCGATCATGATCGTCTGGTTCGTCACGCTGGCGGCGCTCGGCTTGTCGCATATCATCCCGCACATCGATATTCTGCGAGCCGTGTCGCCGACCTATGCGTTCGCGTTCGTGACGCATGCGCCCGGCACCGCGTTCATCGTGCTGGGTTCCGTGTTTCTCGCGTTGACCGGCGGCGAGGCGCTTTACGCGGACATGGGGCACTTCGGCAAGCGGCCGATCAATCTCGCGTGGCTGTTTCTCGTGCTGCCGAGCCTGGTGCTGAATTACTTCGGCCAGGCTGCGCTGGTGCTCGATAAACCGTCGACCATCGCCCAACCGTTCTTCCAGTCGGCGCCGGGCTGGGCACTGGTTCCGCTGGTGATCCTGGCCACGGCGGCCACCATCATCGCGTCTCAAGCGGTGATTTCCGGCGCGTTCTCGATGACCAAGCAGGCCGTGCAACTCGGCTTCCTGCCGCGCATTCCGGTGGTCCATACGTCGTCGCACGAGATGGGCCAGGTGTACGTGCCGTTCATCAACATCTCGCTTTACGCGGCGGTGGTGTTCCTCGTCGTGTTCTTCAAATCGTCGGATAACCTCGCGGCGGCGTACGGGATCGCGGTGGCGTCGACCATGCTGCTGACGACCCTGCTGATGTATTTCATTACCCACGACCTGTGGAAATGGAGCCCGCTGAAAACGGCCGTGGTCATCGTGCCGCTCGCGCTGGTCGACGCCGTGTTCGTGTCGAGCAACGTCAGCAAGGTCATGGAAGGCGGCTGGTTCCCGTTACTGGCGGGCGGCGTGCTGTTCACCGTGATGACCACGTGGCACAAAGGGCGCGAAACCCTGATGGAGCGGATGAGAAGCGACAACCTTCCGCTCGCGACCCTGATTCATTCGCTGTGCGACGGCGCTCATTCGCCGCCGCGCACCAACGGCACCGCGGTGTTTCCCGGCGGCGTGGCCGGCATGGCGCCCAGCGCGTTTCTGCACAATCTGAAGCACAACGGCGTTATGCATCAGTTCAACATCTTCATGGCCGGTACGACCGACAACGTGCCTCACGTGCCGGACGAACAGAAAGCCGTGGTCGAAGATCTGGGGCATGGCTGCTACTCGGTGGTCGTGCGTCATGGCTTCACCGAGATTCCCAACGTGCCGCGCGTTCTGGAGTTCGTGCAGAAACAGATTCCGGAATGGCACTACGAGCCTTCCGACACGTCGTTCTTCCTCGCACGCGATACGGTGCTGGCGACCGGCGAAAGCAAGGCGATGTCGTTGTGGCGCGAGAAGCTGTTCGCGTTCCTCGCGAGGAACGCGGCGCAGGCGGCCGAGTACTACAGCCTGCCCGCGAATCGCGTGGTGGAAATGGGCGGTCAGATCAATATCTGA
- a CDS encoding GNAT family protein, whose translation MSCFPFDEIKITTMIRLLTAADAGLFRSLRLLAVDNSPTSIWPTREEESARSTEQTIARIQSTELQAVFGAFADSELIGITGVRREPLVQVRHKATIWGVFVHPSRRGQGIAQSLLSAATVHASNEWDCVQLMLCVNAENVAARKLYVSQGFERFGVEPRAMQIDGRFYDEEHMVKRLR comes from the coding sequence ATGTCCTGTTTCCCGTTTGATGAAATTAAAATTACAACCATGATCCGTCTTCTCACCGCCGCCGACGCCGGCCTTTTCAGATCGTTGCGTCTTCTTGCCGTAGACAACTCGCCAACTTCAATCTGGCCGACTCGCGAGGAAGAGTCGGCGCGCTCGACTGAACAAACCATCGCGCGTATTCAATCGACCGAACTGCAGGCGGTTTTCGGCGCGTTCGCTGATAGTGAGTTGATCGGGATTACCGGTGTGCGTCGCGAGCCTCTGGTTCAGGTGCGTCATAAGGCGACAATCTGGGGCGTGTTCGTTCACCCTTCGCGGCGGGGGCAAGGTATTGCTCAGTCGCTGTTGTCGGCCGCGACAGTGCATGCGTCGAACGAGTGGGACTGCGTTCAGTTGATGTTGTGCGTCAATGCGGAAAATGTAGCCGCGAGAAAATTGTATGTATCGCAAGGGTTTGAGCGCTTCGGCGTAGAGCCGCGCGCCATGCAGATAGATGGCCGGTTTTACGATGAAGAGCACATGGTTAAACGGCTGCGGTGA
- a CDS encoding helix-turn-helix transcriptional regulator: MTETRDLLLALKRLAKVDTRPPSLLRVAARPSMFAFVAREKERIADVFLPRPSLIVVLEGSKELVTMGRQLRFAAGRAIVLPGGWRGDVVNLPDQVTGFYRALFLDFSEALVLGAHRAHPEWQAQTGAQNIEAQLDPLLIGAILHSAEGIATQSLPPVLVDHRIMEILLILGTRGVLPLRPHASAQSTADAVRALVRWRPDHPWTADLLSAELGMSNATLRRKLAGEGQSLRALLAEERMAAASSLLKEAGVSVRDAALASGYQSSRRFIERFREIEGADPRALRDSQPIDDGK, from the coding sequence ATGACGGAGACTCGTGATTTATTGCTTGCGCTCAAGCGGCTCGCGAAAGTGGATACTCGTCCGCCGTCGTTGCTGCGCGTCGCGGCTCGGCCTTCCATGTTCGCGTTCGTCGCACGAGAAAAAGAGCGAATTGCCGATGTATTCCTGCCGCGTCCGTCGTTGATCGTGGTGCTCGAGGGGTCGAAGGAACTTGTGACGATGGGCCGGCAACTACGCTTCGCCGCCGGTCGCGCAATCGTGCTGCCGGGCGGATGGCGTGGCGATGTCGTCAATCTGCCCGATCAGGTCACCGGCTTTTACCGGGCGCTCTTTCTGGATTTCTCGGAAGCGCTCGTTCTCGGCGCGCATCGCGCTCATCCGGAATGGCAGGCGCAAACGGGCGCACAGAACATCGAGGCGCAACTCGATCCGCTGTTGATCGGCGCGATCCTGCATTCCGCCGAAGGCATTGCAACGCAATCGCTTCCTCCCGTGCTGGTCGATCATCGGATCATGGAGATTCTGTTGATCCTCGGCACGCGCGGTGTTTTGCCGTTACGCCCGCACGCGTCGGCGCAGTCCACCGCCGACGCCGTACGCGCGCTCGTGCGCTGGCGGCCCGATCATCCGTGGACGGCCGATCTGTTGTCGGCGGAATTGGGCATGAGCAACGCCACGCTCAGGCGCAAGCTCGCGGGCGAGGGCCAATCGTTGCGTGCGTTGCTCGCCGAAGAACGGATGGCTGCGGCGTCTTCCCTGCTGAAGGAGGCGGGCGTTTCAGTCCGCGATGCGGCGCTGGCGTCGGGGTATCAGTCGTCGCGACGCTTCATCGAGCGATTTCGTGAGATTGAGGGCGCCGATCCGCGTGCGCTCCGCGATTCGCAGCCGATCGACGACGGCAAATAA
- a CDS encoding YbhB/YbcL family Raf kinase inhibitor-like protein translates to MKTTTRLCAAAVAATSPFVFAFAFGAAGAASAQAGAEMLRVVIGVSKAPASAAVHELALANASCVSTTAGRSAPGANRSLPVTWSRGPAGTRSYALTLIDPDVPLNLSTLNQPGTSIAFDAPRQEFVHWVLADIPGDRTTLPEALDGDGHLQGGLPLERTVYGVRGQNGFAAFMKDGPYGGYMGPCPPWNDERVHRYRVTVYALDVDTLGLSGAFSRADLLRAMKTHVLATGSASVDYFVNRGARR, encoded by the coding sequence ATGAAAACGACAACCAGACTTTGCGCGGCAGCGGTCGCCGCGACATCCCCATTCGTATTTGCTTTTGCGTTCGGCGCGGCCGGCGCGGCCAGCGCTCAGGCTGGCGCGGAGATGTTGCGGGTTGTGATCGGTGTGTCGAAAGCGCCGGCATCCGCGGCGGTACACGAGCTTGCGCTCGCGAACGCGTCCTGCGTGTCGACCACGGCCGGCAGAAGCGCACCCGGCGCGAACCGGAGTCTCCCGGTGACCTGGTCGCGAGGACCGGCCGGCACGCGATCCTACGCGTTGACCCTGATCGATCCCGATGTACCGCTCAACTTGTCGACGCTGAACCAGCCCGGCACGAGCATCGCATTCGACGCGCCTCGCCAGGAGTTCGTCCACTGGGTGCTCGCCGATATTCCCGGGGATCGGACCACCTTGCCGGAAGCACTGGACGGCGACGGCCACCTTCAGGGCGGTTTGCCGCTTGAACGCACGGTGTACGGTGTCAGAGGTCAGAACGGCTTCGCGGCCTTCATGAAGGACGGTCCGTATGGCGGCTACATGGGCCCCTGTCCGCCATGGAACGATGAGCGTGTGCATCGCTATCGGGTGACGGTTTACGCACTCGATGTCGACACGCTCGGATTGTCGGGGGCGTTCAGCCGCGCAGATCTTTTGCGCGCGATGAAGACGCATGTTCTGGCCACGGGAAGCGCGAGCGTCGATTACTTCGTGAATCGCGGGGCGCGGCGCTGA